A stretch of DNA from Zonotrichia leucophrys gambelii isolate GWCS_2022_RI chromosome 28, RI_Zleu_2.0, whole genome shotgun sequence:
CATGGAGAAGTTTGAGGAGTCCAAGGAAGTGGCAGAGACCAGCATGCACAACCTCCTGGAGACAGATGTGAGTgtgggagggcacagctgggcccttctgtgtccctggggtggcATCTCCTGAGGGAGGCACTGATTGCACACCAGTTTCCACTTCTCCTGAGTGTGGTTCTGCTCTGGGAAAGCCCAAATCTGACATGACAGCCCTTTGCTTAGCCctgacccagctctgcctggcaccAAACAGGCTCCTCTCGGGGTGGTGGGGGATCATTTAGGGAGGTAACCCAGCTGGGAAGGCTTTGGGAGGGATTTCCCAGCTGGCAAAGCCAGAATGGCAGGAatgggctctgtcctggcaatcccagagctgccccagggcagtgcaggattgtgcagctgtgggcaggtgCTGATGCCAGCCTGCTGTTGCTCAGATCGAGCAGGTGAGCCAGCTGTCAGCCCTGGTGGATGCCCAGCTGGATTACCACAGGCAGGCCGTGCAGATCCTGGACGAGCTGGCCGAGAAGCTCAAGCGCAGGTGAGTCCCTGTGGGATCCCCTGAGTGCCCCTGGAATCACAGAGTGCCACAAGGgatgggtgggaagggaccttggggctcacagagcagggacaccttcactgCCCCTGGTGGCCCTGAGCcctgtccaagctggccttgatAAAGCCAATTCCTTTGGCTGTTCCAGGTGGGGTTTGGATTTAGTTGGGTGTTTGATCCAGCCCAAATCCTGGCTGAGGAAGGCTCAGTCccacctctccttcctctgcctccccacTCTGGGGAGgttctggcagtgctgctgttccctcctgggagaagctgcagagtgGATCCCGTGCCTGCTCTGAgttgggaggagctgggaggacCCTGCCAAGTCTGAGCTTCCAAACTACAGCACGAGTGTCCTCTGCTGGCCTGAATTCCTGAGCATTCCCCAGCAAAACCCGGCATGTGTGGGCCCTGTCAAAGGGCAGATCCCAAACCCTGAGGAAATCCCACCTTCCAAAGGCTCCAGCACAGGGGCTTGTGCAAATCCCAGTCTCCAAACCCcttcctgccctgtgcagcccccagGAGGATAAACACCGTGTTGTTCCACTCCTCGTTGCACTGAGCCTCGTTTCCTTTCCCCGTGCCAGGATGAGGGAGGCCTCCTCCCGTCCCAAGAGGGAATACAAACCCAAGCCCAGGGAGACCTACGACTTCAGGGAGCCTGACCAGTCCAACGGGGGCTTCTCCTGCAACCCCACCCCCAAAGCCTCAGGTAACCTTGTCCCAGGTGTTCCCTGGTGCCTCTGGAGCAGCCTCCCAGGGAAGgggggcagctgctctgcctgcacaggatgttcctgctgtgctggaggctcCTGCACGAGCCTGTGGCTCTGGAAAACGTCAGGAATGCCTCCAGATGGGGCTCTTTTCTCCTGGGACCCAGGAGCCTTTGCTGTGTTGGCTTTGGGGATGTGCCAGAGGGGTCTCCAGCCTGGGCCTCTCGCTGTCAGTGCCAGACAGGAAAACGAAGCCTccattcctccctccctccttgtcTTCCCTCCCgctgcatccctccctccctccctgatCCTGGCGGGTTCCTAACAGCATGGGGGCCCTGCTGTAGCTGCTGACAGACCCCTGTgggccctgcctgtccctgtctcccGTGGTTTAAGCATGTCTCTCTTTTGTTTGGAAGCAGCTTCCACCTCTTTCCGGTCGGACAAGCCGTCCCGGGCCTCCGTCAGGAGTATCCGTGAGTTTCctccctctgcactgctccctgtgtgtccccccctggctgctcctccctgctgctgctgctccttggagcTGCTCATCCCCCTGTGCTGAGCCTGAGCCGAGCCCTGAATTAACCCAGCCATGCcccagtgggattttttgggggttttgcacCTCCAAAAATGGGACCTGGCTCGTccggaggagctgcagcagctcccagcacccaggCATGTCCTGGTCCCCTGGGATCAGCACCAGGCATGTCCTGGTCCCCTGGGATCAGCACCCAGGCATGTCCTGGTCCCAGGGATCAGCACCCAGGCATGTCCTGATCCCTGGGATCAGCACCCAGGCATGTCTGGTCCCTGGGATCAACACCAGGCATGTCCTGATCCAGGGATCAGCACCCAGGCATGTCCTGGATCCCCTGTGATCCCCGATCACCAGGCATGTCCTGATCCCCTGGGATCAACACCAGGCATGTCCTGGTCCCCAGGGATCAACACCCAGGCATGTCCTGGTCCCCTGGGATCAACACCAGGCATGTCCTGATCCCCAGGGATCAGCACCCAGGCATGTCCTGGTCCCAGGGATCAACACCAGGCATGTCCTGGTCCCAGGGATCAGCACCCAGGCATGTCCTGATCCCCTGGGATCAGCACCCAGGCATGTCCTGGTCCCCAGGGATCAACACCAGGCATGTCCTGATCCCCAGGGATCAGCACCCAGGCATGTCCTGATCCCCTGGGATCAACACCAGGCATGTCCTGGTCCCAGGGATCAGAGTCCTGTCCCAGGGATCAGCACCAGGCATGTCCTGGTCCCCTGGGATCAGCACCCAGGCATGTCCTGGTCCCAGGGATCAGCACCCAGGCATGTCCTGGTCCCCAGGGATCAACACCAGGCATGTCCTGGTCCCCAGGGATCAACACCAGGCATGTCCTGGTCCCCTGGGATCAACACCAGGCATGTCCTGGTCCCCTGGGATCAACACCAGGCATGTCCTGGTCCCCTGGGATCAGGTGCTTTCCCAGAGACATCAGACACCTCAAGGATTTCCCTGTTCTCACAAGCACCCAGCCTGGATctctcccatcctgctccccatgtccctgtggaaggctggagggaggaggcagagcctCAGCTCACAGAGTCTGAGGGCTGTGGGGTGATGTGAGGTCTGTggttcctcctgcagcaccttgggatgctggggcttggagcagggcCATGGTGGTGGGGCCAGCCTGGTGGTTTGGGGATTTCTCTCAAGGCCATCAATGTCTGGCTGCTGCTTGTGGTGATTTCTGAGTGCTCTTCCCATGCTGGGCCCTCCCTGCTGTGGGTCCTGGaatttggaatggtttggggtgggagggacctTCAAGATTCCAtctcattccatgggcagggacaccttgcactgccccagggtgccccaagccctgtccagcctggcctgggaacactgccagggatgtgcCCTTGCTGCCATTCCCTTGccctggctggcacagccccagcacagtggggagggctggggggtccTGCAGGTCTCTCTTAGCTCTGTCCCTTCCCACTGGGATTCTCCCAGCTCCAAAGCTGAGCCCCAAAATGTCAGTGCACAGAGTGAGCAGCAGGAAATCCCACAGAAAATCCCTTTGCAGCCTCAAAGGTGATGCTTAactcctggagctgagctgggggatgAGACTTTGGGCTTCTCCTGAGTTTTGAGGGGCTGCCTATGGATTTGGAGCCCTGTGACcagggaggcagctgctgtgctgtccccctCAGGTGTGGGGTGACCCCATCAGAGTCCCCCTCCATGTCCAAGCCCACCACCGAGCTCCAGGGCAGGTTCTCAGCTCTCAGCTTGTCTGCGATCCCTCTGAGgtggggatgcaggagcagcccttggCTCTGGAGGCAGTGTGggacctgcaggagcagtgagggGCACTGGAGCCATCCCTGCCGCTCCTGGCAGGGTGCAGAGCCCGTGGCAGGAGTGCCCGGTGTGCCAGGGCACCGTGGGGTCCTGCTGacgtgtccccactgtccccacagcccccctggaccagccctgctgcaaagCCCTCTACGACTTCGAGCCCGAGAACGACGGCGAGCTGGGCTTCAAGGAGGGCGACATCATCACCCTGACGAACCAGATCGACGAGAACTGGTACGAGGGGATGATCCACGGCCAGTCCGGCTTCTTCCCGCTCAACTACGTGGAAGTGCTGGTCCCGCTACCTCAGTGAGACGGCGCCGCTCCGCCCCGAGTGTCCCGAGCTccattccagctccagccccgccCTCGCCGCCTCCCCTCGGGGCCAGGCGCTACCAGGGAACAAACCAGAAGGGTCCCACGGCCCCTTCCCCCCGTGAATttggttattttcttttttttttggtccttttttttctttctttttttttttttggtccttcTGGTGCTTGAACTTCGGTACTTTGTGcgccccacagcccctggccgtgctgctggcactgccctgtccctgtccctgtccacTTCCCGTCTTTCCTGTGGGTCCAGTGCGTGGGTGAGGCAGGTGGGAGAGCCAGGATGTGTTCTGGGTAcaggtggcacagccaggatgtgtcctgggcacagaggtgaccccagtggcacagccaggatgTGTCCTGGGCACAGATGGCACAGCCAGGATGTGTCCTGGGCACAagtggcacagccaggatgTGTTctgggcacaggtggcacagccaggatgtgtcctgggcacagggatggccccagggcagggcagccccagtcCCGCCCCAGCCAACACTGCCccttgtccccactgtccccacggATCCCAGGGAGATCCCAGAGGGATCaggggaggggagctggggcacagcaacACTAAAACAGCCAGAGAACActaacacagccctgcagggcaggagctgagcctgcctggggcttggagccctgcctggggctcagagccatccctgcccaccctgcagggacagcagggatgtcccctgccctcctggcccCCTCCCCACTGAGCTCAACCCCATGATGGGGGGCTGCTCCTTCATGGACCTCaggcttttcctgctccaaACTCTCCCAAGCCAGTCCCACCTGCAGGATCACCTGGAAGGGGAGGAACTGGGCCACAGCCCGGGGTGTCTGTGTGATGGGACAGAGGTCGGGGCTCCTCTGCCCTTCCTGGGGATCCCTCCTGTGGCTGGAGCTCACCTGGCCCTCGGGTGccttccctgcacccccagcctgcccccggccccctctgcccctgcatTGCTGGGAGAAGGGATGGTTCATCTCAGTGGCACCTCTGCCAGCCCTTCTCCCTCTGCTGCGCTTTCCTTGGCCAGGGGGTTGGCATGGGGTGGGCATGGGGTTGGCATGGGGCCACAGGGCAGCGTGTGCTGGGCTCTTTGGTTTCCCTTGCTGCAAAAGTGGGTTCTGCTACTCatgggggctgggatgggccctgctgtgagccccagctgtgcagggctgtgctgcaacACCCCTGTCCTTGCAGCTCTGTgagccccagctgtgcagggctgtgctgcagcacccctgtccctgctgcacctctgtccctgcagctctgtgagccccagctgtgcagggctgtgctgcagcacccctgtccttgctgcacctgtgtccctgccccagctgtgcagggctgtgctgcagcacccctgtccttgctgcacctctgtccctgccccagctgtgcagggctgtgctgcagcacccctgtccctgctgcacctctgtccctgcagctctgtgagccccagctgtgcagggctgtgctgcagcacccctgtccctgtccctgtccctgtccctgcagctcctgccccgtTCTCTGTAAGGATTTGGTCCGTGCATGTCCACGTGTGTCTGACCCCCCCCCCAGCAGTGAccccggccccggggggggcacagggcagccccccctgctcccagcagggcagggagcccaTGGGACCGGAGTCCTGGGGGCCCttcccgctgtcccctccccgctgGGGGACACTGGCTCCCGCTCAGGTGGATTGAAATGCGTTCTGTCAGCTGGGACACCTCGCTAGGTctaattttgggttttgtttggttttttttgtttggttttttttttttttaatggtttctcctggtttttagggggaaaaatgatGACCCACAATTCTTGACTTGTATCTCTGAATGAAAGtattaaatgttttcttctttctaagGGCTGCCTTGTGGAGTCAGGGAATGGCTCAGATTGGATGGCACTGGAAggtcatgggcagggacacctcccactgtcccaggctgctccagtgcccatccagcctggccttgggcactgccagggctccaggggcagccacagctgtgccagggctgcccaccctcccagggaggaattccctCGCACATCCTTTAGTCCAGGCCATGGCAGAGCCACCTGTCAGGAACTGCTCTTTAATCAAACTACCACTTCCACAAACCACCGAGCCACAGAGCCCGCGCCGGCACGGCCGCCCCCGGGGCAGGGCGGGCTCCGGGGCGCTCCGGGAGctgccccggccgggcccgggaGAGCCCCGGGGCTGCGAGCCCCGCCCGGGCTGCGGGAGGCGCCTTGGTCCCACCGAGGGGCCGCGGGCCCTCCTCACCCGCTGAGCTTCAGCAGGCTGAAGATCTGCTCCAGGACGTGGCTGAAGCTCTGGTCTTTGGGGGTGCGGGAGGCCAGGGAGCCCTGAGGGGGGGGAACCCCGCTTGATTCCAGCACAGGGAGTGGGTGCCCCAGCAAagccccccctgccctgccagcccttcccaccTTCAGCTTGTCCAGGTAGGTCTGATCCTGACTCCACAGCTCCTGGAACTTCACCAGGTCGGGGGCTCCCTTGTAGAACTCCACCAGCAGCGTCTgggggggggacagaggggctgcaggccTGGGGGTGCCCCAAAGCCAGGCAGGgccaccccaaacctgcagcaCCGAGGCCTCGATGGGGGCTGGAGATGGGACGGCCACCATCACCGGGGCTAagggcaggatggggacaggtgGTGGGGTCCCAGTGGGctcggggggttttggggggcccccaCCCCTCTCTCACCATCTCCTGCACGACGTCGTTGGTGAGGAATCCGTCCTGGATGTAGGTGACCTCCACATCCATGGGGATCCCGTAGTCGTTGGGCCGTTGCTGGGGGATgggggagccaggcaggggtcaccccacagctctggcacctgacaccaccctggggacacccgaGGGTGCCAGATGGGGAGACTCCACCCCAAATTCTCCCCCTCTTACCTCTGGCGGCGGCATCACCCAGAAGGGCGCGATTTTGGACTCCACGCCGGGGTTGCCGTGGTAGAAGGGccctgtgggcacagagggggctggcacaggggggtggcagcagccgcagcccccgggcagccccggggggCTCACGTACCGCAGatgagccccaggcagggctggaagccGTTGCCGCTGCCCTGCAGTTTGAGCTGGTAATCCATCTGCGCATCGATGTCGTGCAGGGACGGCAGCGCCGGCCCGAAGGGGTGGCTGTGGTACCACCCCACCAGCGACAGCCCCCGCAGGAACAGGCTCTGGCAGATCTGGGGGGGCACAAACCGTGGGTGcggagcctgcagagcccccagagcccccccaggcTGGATCTGcccctcacctcctcctccactgCGCCCGCGGCTTCGGCGTCACCCAGGCGGGTCCGGCAGGGGAAGGCTCGAAGCACGGTCAgcactgcggggacacggggctgggTGACACCCCCGGGCCACGGCAGGGCCGCCCCCACCCCCCGGACCCCACCTACGCTGGGTGTTGGTGTCCCAGCGCCCCCCCAGGTACCCCACCACTTCGCTCCGCGTCAGGTGGCTGTGGAAATCCTAAAGGAAAAGGTTAAAATCAGCGGTTTAGCACGAAAATAATGGCACGAGGGACACCCCGCTGGCTGCAGGTGTCCCCAGCGCCATCAGCGATGTCCCGGCCTGGGGAGGGGACgcaccaggagcaggaggacGTTGCTGGAGATGGCCACGTTGAAGGGCTGGAATTTGTTGATGGCGGCAAAGGAGGTCACCTCCACCAGGGTCTGGGGGTTCCTGGAAGAGCCAcggccccgctgtcccctctgtccccgctgtccccggccctgccccgccgTCCCCTCGGTGCCCCTACCTGGCCGAGTCGCGGGTGCCCAGGGTGCAGTAGCGGACGGGCACCCGGGGCTTCACCTCCAGCCTTTTCCCGGCGCTGCCTCCGTCTGCCAAGGACACGGTCCCGTCACCGCGGCCGGGCCGCCCGGGCCCCCCGGCACCCCCTCGGCAGCTCACCCGTCCCCGCCGGCTCCGCCAGGCCCTTCCCCTGCTGCTTCTTGCTCCTCTCCTCCGGCTTTTTGGGAGCCGCCGGCTCCGGCACCGCCAGCCGACCCTCCCtggccgcctcctcctcctcatcctcgggcagctcctcctcctcgccctCGCTGGCCAAGCTCTGCGGGCACACGGGGCTGGCACCCAGCTCGCCCCGCACGCTGGGGGCGTCGGGGGGAGGCGAGCCCGGTCCCACCTCCTCGGGGGGCGGCACGTTGGGCTGGTGCTTGCGCAGCCAGGCCGCCTTGTACTGGTCCAGCTTCTGGCCCTTGTAGCGCACCGAGGCCCAGCCGCAGCCCGACTTCTTGGCGGGGTTCACCAGGCGCTTGCAGTGCGTGGCCCAGGCGCTCGGAGAGTTGAACACCTGCCCCGTCTCCTGCCAGGTGATCGTCCCGTCCGAGCCCAGGTCCCCCACGAACTTCTTGCCCTGGGGACAATGGCGGGAGTCACATCCCCGTGTCCACATCACTTCTCCCTCAGCTTCATCACTGTCCCTTGTCCTCATCCCACATCCCCTGTGCTCATCCTGTGTCCTGTTTGCTGTCCTTTTCCCTGTCCCATGTCTCCTGCCTCATCTCTGTCTCCTGTCCCATCTCTGTCTCCTGTCTCACCTCTGTTTCTTGTCCCCCTCCTTATTCCCagtccccatccttgtcccctgtccccacccctattcccagtccccatccctccccttgtccccatccctctccctgtctccatccctgttcccagtccccatccctccccttgtccccatccctctccctgtctccatccctctctgtccctatccctgccccctgtccccatctcctctccctgtccccatccctctccctgtcctcaCCCCTATTCCCAGTCCTcatcccctctccctgtccccatccctgtccccatccgtgtcccctgtcccctgtccccaggctcacCAGGTAGTAGATGGACAGGacgcccctgcccggctccagGAGCCCGTCTCGGAGCAGGACCCTCAGGGTGATGCCCCTGCGGGTCAGCACCGCCccccgggccgcccccgccgccttCGCCACCTCCGGCTCGGCCTCGGCCTCGTCCAGCCCCGGCTCCagctcatcctcatcctcctccagaCCCTCGTCCCCGCCGGGGGAGGCGGCCGCGAGCGCTGCGGGGGGGCAGCGTGTGACAGCGCCCCGGGTGTCCCCCCAGAGCTCCCTCGGGTCCCCCCTGGGTTTCTGCCCGCGGATGGGGACGCGGGGACAGGGACGCACAGGGACACAAGCACGgaggggacacacggacacggagGGGcaggacacggggacaggaGGACTcgggggtgggaggggggaCACTGacgtggggacaggggggtgaGGGCACAGGAGGGTGGCAGGGAAGGACTGCGGGTACGGGGACACGGCtggcggggacagggacgggcTGAGGGTCGCGGGGCCGGGATGTGCCCGCCGAGGTCCCGCGGGAGCGCGCTCGGGCAGGTGCACGCGCGTGCCCCGGGTGTacgggggtgggggggggagtGACCGGTGCGCGTCCCCGGCCGGGGCGCGTGTCCGTGCGCGCGTGTCCGCTTCCCGGTGCGTGCCCGGTACCGGGTGCCCGCTGCGCGCCCGTTGTGCGCGTGCTCGGTACGTGTCCGGTGCCCGGTGCGTGCCCGGTGCGTGTGCCATTCCCCGTTCCCcgttcccagttcccagttccCGGTTCCCGGAGCCGGTGCCCGGTGCGCCCCCGCCCCCCGGTACCTGCCATgctccgctcccgccgctcccgccgctcccgcctccCCCCGGtgcgcgcggcggcggcggcggcgacaCGTGATGGGGCGGCCCCGggcgccccgccccgcccgggggGGCGAGGGGA
This window harbors:
- the MPND gene encoding MPN domain-containing protein isoform X2; translated protein: MAALAAASPGGDEGLEEDEDELEPGLDEAEAEPEVAKAAGAARGAVLTRRGITLRVLLRDGLLEPGRGVLSIYYLGKKFVGDLGSDGTITWQETGQVFNSPSAWATHCKRLVNPAKKSGCGWASVRYKGQKLDQYKAAWLRKHQPNVPPPEESLASEGEEEELPEDEEEEAAREGRLAVPEPAAPKKPEERSKKQQGKGLAEPAGTDGGSAGKRLEVKPRVPVRYCTLGTRDSARNPQTLVEVTSFAAINKFQPFNVAISSNVLLLLDFHSHLTRSEVVGYLGGRWDTNTQLLTVLRAFPCRTRLGDAEAAGAVEEEICQSLFLRGLSLVGWYHSHPFGPALPSLHDIDAQMDYQLKLQGSGNGFQPCLGLICGPFYHGNPGVESKIAPFWVMPPPEQRPNDYGIPMDVEVTYIQDGFLTNDVVQEMTLLVEFYKGAPDLVKFQELWSQDQTYLDKLKGSLASRTPKDQSFSHVLEQIFSLLKLSG
- the MPND gene encoding MPN domain-containing protein isoform X1 translates to MAALAAASPGGDEGLEEDEDELEPGLDEAEAEPEVAKAAGAARGAVLTRRGITLRVLLRDGLLEPGRGVLSIYYLGKKFVGDLGSDGTITWQETGQVFNSPSAWATHCKRLVNPAKKSGCGWASVRYKGQKLDQYKAAWLRKHQPNVPPPEEVGPGSPPPDAPSVRGELGASPVCPQSLASEGEEEELPEDEEEEAAREGRLAVPEPAAPKKPEERSKKQQGKGLAEPAGTDGGSAGKRLEVKPRVPVRYCTLGTRDSARNPQTLVEVTSFAAINKFQPFNVAISSNVLLLLDFHSHLTRSEVVGYLGGRWDTNTQLLTVLRAFPCRTRLGDAEAAGAVEEEICQSLFLRGLSLVGWYHSHPFGPALPSLHDIDAQMDYQLKLQGSGNGFQPCLGLICGPFYHGNPGVESKIAPFWVMPPPEQRPNDYGIPMDVEVTYIQDGFLTNDVVQEMTLLVEFYKGAPDLVKFQELWSQDQTYLDKLKGSLASRTPKDQSFSHVLEQIFSLLKLSG